A region from the Caldicellulosiruptor naganoensis genome encodes:
- the smc gene encoding chromosome segregation protein SMC — translation MYIKWLEIYGFKSFCEKTRIEFEKGITAIVGPNGCGKSNITDAIRWALGEQSLKLLRASKLEDLIFAGTEKRRSQGFAEVSICFDNSDGKLPIDFEEVVITRRLFRSGESEFFINKTACRLKDIYELFLDSGLGKDGYSIISQGRVDEIINARPFERYKIFEEACGITKYKYRKEEAERKLKNTHENILRLQDVMFELKSQLEEIAPEVEKAKAYIELNRKLSDLKREKYLFSYKLVSESYKSTEAQIESLKEDLEKLTNSKLEIEKRLSEKKLQLDLLTQQLESSKENYSRLKDELAENTSKLKFLKKQLEGKFQLLEDITNELKKIDEEGHEIVRVLSDYKEKLSEKDHIYNQIVEKQSKLLEELEDVKNRIFQIENEIQNKETELIEKISQIEKDNQKLNGLLHLKNALLERENRIEEEEKEILNELQRLDKIKTEKELQKSKLEAEKERLTKELDNIKQGIKEREKQLLDVQNKVHELSSEMIKKKEKLNVLKAMEENLEGYSKTIKEIFKRVKNLPVDLYGTVGSLINVKKQYVKAVESALGNAIQHLVVKNESDAKSIIDLAKNEKLGKVTIVPIETVVISSSKEDVKAEGFLGFADEFVETKEEFRKVIELLVGRTLVFDTIDNAIEYQRRTSYRSRCVTLSGELINPGGIFVGGEKKADFSLLERKVEKDELENQVLILASELDTLEKQILEKSQEVYSLNQEKESVDGKIKDLVAKIDGIQKEVEMCEYKKEQLIQKRRSLESEKKLINDQATNLQSDIEVTRKTIQSLEKSKAEIERVTSDLKSKLRKLKENYSLFDNEYRRLLEEKNQIEAEISILKHKLESAQQSLKNLEDQKVKKQEQKLKCDQEIKELEGQISEVSHVVEAQKDHLDKLKDEIEKMEKEHSNLAFMSNKEVEIVNKISEDIQNAERKLNSLVIEKNNLENQIGSIKEKYSDLFNEEIYLPDGEIEWSEKKEEEIVNLSSAIEQLGPVNLYSIEQEKRLNERVEFLQRQIEDLEKTSNELQNLIDELNKNMKNIFLENFEKIKNIFSETFKELFNGGSCDLKLIQSEEEYGIDIDVKPPGKKLQNINLLSGGEKALTAIALLFAFLIFKGSLVGILDEIDSSLDEANVQRFAQFLKNLNNQSQIIIVTHRKPTMEIADVLYGVTMEEQGVSKVLSLKLEKI, via the coding sequence ATGTACATAAAATGGCTTGAAATCTATGGTTTTAAATCTTTTTGTGAAAAGACACGGATAGAGTTTGAAAAAGGCATTACTGCAATAGTTGGACCAAACGGTTGTGGCAAGAGCAATATCACTGACGCAATTAGATGGGCTTTGGGTGAGCAGAGCCTTAAACTTTTGCGAGCAAGTAAACTTGAAGATTTAATTTTTGCCGGGACAGAAAAGAGAAGATCACAGGGGTTTGCGGAGGTTTCTATATGCTTTGACAACTCTGATGGAAAGCTGCCTATTGATTTTGAAGAGGTTGTAATTACAAGAAGGCTTTTTAGAAGCGGTGAGAGCGAGTTTTTTATCAACAAGACAGCCTGCAGGTTAAAAGACATCTACGAACTTTTTCTTGATTCTGGTCTTGGCAAAGATGGTTATTCAATTATCTCACAGGGCAGAGTTGATGAGATAATAAATGCAAGGCCATTTGAAAGATATAAAATATTTGAGGAAGCGTGTGGTATTACAAAGTACAAATACAGAAAAGAAGAGGCTGAGCGGAAGCTAAAAAATACTCACGAAAACATCCTAAGACTCCAGGACGTGATGTTTGAGTTAAAGTCTCAGCTTGAAGAAATAGCCCCAGAGGTTGAAAAAGCAAAGGCATACATAGAGCTGAATAGAAAGCTGTCAGACTTAAAAAGAGAAAAGTATCTTTTTAGCTATAAATTGGTAAGCGAGAGCTACAAGTCTACAGAAGCACAGATAGAAAGTTTAAAAGAAGATCTAGAAAAGCTTACAAATAGCAAACTGGAAATTGAGAAAAGATTGAGCGAAAAGAAGCTTCAACTTGATTTATTAACTCAGCAACTTGAAAGTTCTAAAGAAAATTACAGTAGGCTGAAAGATGAACTTGCTGAGAATACTTCAAAACTGAAATTTTTAAAAAAACAGCTTGAAGGCAAATTTCAGCTCCTTGAGGATATAACAAATGAGCTCAAAAAGATTGATGAAGAAGGTCACGAAATTGTAAGAGTTTTGTCAGATTATAAAGAAAAACTTTCAGAAAAAGATCATATTTACAATCAGATTGTCGAAAAACAGAGCAAGCTTTTGGAAGAATTGGAAGATGTAAAAAATAGGATTTTTCAGATTGAAAATGAGATTCAAAACAAGGAAACCGAGCTAATAGAGAAGATATCTCAGATTGAAAAGGATAATCAGAAGTTAAATGGCCTTTTGCATCTTAAGAACGCTTTGCTTGAAAGAGAAAACAGAATAGAGGAAGAAGAAAAAGAAATTTTAAATGAACTTCAAAGACTGGATAAGATAAAAACAGAGAAAGAATTACAAAAGAGTAAGTTGGAAGCTGAGAAAGAAAGACTGACAAAAGAGCTTGATAACATAAAACAAGGTATAAAGGAGAGAGAAAAACAACTTTTAGATGTACAAAACAAAGTACATGAACTTTCAAGCGAGATGATAAAGAAAAAAGAGAAACTAAATGTATTAAAGGCAATGGAGGAGAATTTAGAAGGATATAGTAAAACCATAAAAGAAATATTCAAAAGGGTAAAAAACTTGCCAGTAGACTTATATGGAACTGTTGGAAGCTTAATCAATGTAAAAAAACAATATGTAAAAGCTGTTGAATCAGCTCTTGGCAATGCAATACAGCATCTTGTTGTTAAAAATGAAAGTGACGCTAAGAGTATTATTGACCTTGCTAAAAATGAAAAGCTTGGGAAAGTGACAATTGTTCCAATTGAGACAGTAGTGATTTCGTCTTCTAAAGAAGATGTGAAAGCAGAAGGTTTCCTTGGGTTTGCAGATGAATTTGTAGAAACAAAAGAGGAATTTAGGAAGGTTATAGAGCTATTGGTTGGACGGACACTTGTGTTTGATACTATTGACAATGCTATAGAGTATCAAAGAAGAACTTCATATAGATCACGATGTGTAACTCTTTCTGGTGAGCTTATAAACCCTGGTGGAATTTTCGTTGGCGGTGAAAAAAAAGCTGACTTTTCTTTGCTTGAAAGAAAAGTTGAAAAAGATGAGTTGGAAAACCAAGTTTTAATTTTGGCATCTGAACTCGATACCCTGGAAAAGCAGATTTTAGAAAAGAGTCAAGAAGTATATAGTTTGAATCAAGAAAAGGAATCAGTAGATGGTAAAATTAAGGATTTGGTTGCTAAGATTGATGGTATACAAAAAGAGGTTGAAATGTGTGAATACAAAAAAGAACAGCTTATTCAAAAAAGGCGGTCTTTAGAAAGTGAAAAAAAACTTATAAATGATCAGGCAACTAACCTACAGAGTGACATTGAAGTTACCAGAAAAACCATACAAAGTTTAGAAAAGTCAAAAGCAGAGATTGAAAGAGTGACCTCGGATTTAAAGTCAAAACTTAGAAAATTAAAGGAAAATTACAGCTTATTTGACAATGAATATAGAAGGCTTTTAGAAGAAAAAAACCAGATCGAAGCGGAAATTTCTATTTTAAAGCATAAGCTCGAAAGTGCACAGCAAAGTTTAAAAAATTTAGAAGATCAAAAGGTAAAAAAACAAGAACAGAAGTTAAAGTGTGATCAAGAGATAAAAGAGCTTGAGGGGCAAATTAGTGAAGTTTCACATGTGGTTGAAGCCCAAAAGGATCATCTTGACAAACTAAAAGATGAGATTGAGAAAATGGAAAAAGAACACTCAAACTTGGCTTTCATGTCTAATAAGGAGGTCGAAATTGTAAATAAAATATCAGAGGATATTCAAAATGCAGAGCGAAAACTAAATAGCCTCGTAATTGAAAAAAACAACTTAGAAAATCAAATTGGGAGCATAAAAGAAAAATATTCTGATCTTTTTAACGAAGAGATATATTTGCCAGATGGGGAAATTGAGTGGTCAGAAAAAAAAGAAGAGGAGATTGTAAATCTCTCTTCAGCTATTGAACAGCTTGGGCCAGTCAACCTTTATTCGATAGAACAAGAAAAGAGGCTAAATGAAAGAGTAGAGTTTTTGCAAAGGCAAATTGAAGACTTGGAAAAGACAAGCAATGAGCTACAAAACCTTATAGATGAGCTGAATAAGAATATGAAAAATATATTCTTGGAAAATTTTGAAAAGATAAAAAACATATTTTCAGAGACTTTTAAAGAATTATTCAATGGTGGTAGCTGTGACTTGAAGTTAATTCAAAGTGAGGAGGAATATGGGATAGATATTGATGTAAAGCCACCAGGCAAAAAACTTCAGAATATAAATCTCCTTTCTGGTGGAGAGAAAGCTTTAACAGCAATAGCACTTTTGTTTGCGTTTTTAATCTTCAAAGGTTCTCTTGTGGGTATATTAGATGAGATTGACTCAAGCTTAGACGAGGCAAATGTTCAAAGATTTGCTCAGTTTCTCAAAAATCTCAATAATCAAAGCCAGATTATAATTGTCACTCATAGAAAGCCTACCATGGAGATTGCAGATGTACTCTATGGTGTTACAATGGAAGAGCAAGG
- a CDS encoding amidase domain-containing protein yields MFPFYITIYISAEIIKEHKSIRLTNRNCFNCVKVEAAYNNWGAASYADIWALSRNSNYPSFDADCTNFASQAMHEGGTLPFDKRNGWYCKKVLWWWNWGTAWSVADDLYRYLSNSARGTILGRWKYEGQIGFNDYNDVLQPGDILFYDWNSDGRFDHAGVSVGLGYDSTTYGRTGNVQDQHTYDRFHAIWHLSPYNQKRTTTTIVAIRPK; encoded by the coding sequence ATATTTCCGTTTTATATTACTATTTATATTTCTGCTGAAATTATTAAGGAACATAAGAGTATAAGACTAACAAATCGAAATTGTTTCAATTGTGTAAAAGTTGAAGCAGCTTACAATAACTGGGGAGCTGCTTCATATGCAGATATTTGGGCACTAAGCAGAAATTCAAACTACCCTAGTTTTGACGCAGATTGCACAAATTTTGCATCTCAAGCAATGCATGAGGGAGGAACTTTGCCATTTGATAAACGAAATGGTTGGTATTGCAAGAAAGTTCTTTGGTGGTGGAATTGGGGAACAGCTTGGAGTGTAGCTGATGATTTGTACAGATATCTATCAAACTCAGCCAGGGGAACGATTTTAGGTAGATGGAAATATGAGGGGCAAATAGGCTTTAACGATTATAATGATGTACTTCAACCTGGTGATATTCTATTTTATGATTGGAATTCAGATGGAAGATTTGATCATGCTGGTGTTTCTGTAGGTTTAGGGTACGATTCTACTACTTATGGGAGAACTGGCAATGTTCAAGATCAACACACTTATGATAGATTTCATGCAATTTGGCATTTAAGTCCGTATAACCAAAAACGTACTACAACAACAATAGTTGCAATTCGCCCAAAATAA
- a CDS encoding stage V sporulation protein S, producing MEVLKVAATSKPQKVAGALTAVIKEKRCAELQAVGAGAVNQAVKAIAIARGKVAPNGIDLIVIPAFSEINIDGEERTAIKFIVQAR from the coding sequence ATGGAAGTTCTAAAGGTTGCTGCTACATCAAAACCACAGAAGGTGGCAGGGGCTCTAACTGCTGTGATAAAAGAAAAAAGATGTGCAGAGCTTCAGGCAGTTGGAGCAGGTGCTGTAAATCAGGCTGTTAAAGCCATTGCAATTGCAAGAGGTAAAGTGGCACCAAATGGCATTGATTTGATTGTAATCCCTGCTTTTTCAGAGATTAATATCGATGGGGAAGAGAGAACTGCAATAAAGTTCATAGTCCAAGCAAGATAA